In a single window of the Mesoplodon densirostris isolate mMesDen1 chromosome 18, mMesDen1 primary haplotype, whole genome shotgun sequence genome:
- the LOC132477947 gene encoding cytochrome c oxidase assembly protein COX14-like, translating to MPTAKQPADTGYETSSTSTVPLTADGSYLCSAPAYHYCERRSSQRQAAEEQKTSRVP from the coding sequence ATGCCAACGGCCAAGCAACCAGCCGACACTGGCTACGAGACCTCCTCCACCTCCACGGTGCCCCTCACTGCTGACGGCAGCTACCTCTGCAGTGCCCCAGCCTACCACTATTGCGAGCGGCGCAGCTCCCAGCGCCAGGCTGCAGAAGAACAGAAGACCTCGCGAGTCCCGTAG